One Parageobacillus sp. KH3-4 genomic region harbors:
- a CDS encoding ammonium transporter has protein sequence MDEKMLSAGLDALWVMVSAILVISMQAGFALLEAGSTRMKNSGHVAGKQILSFAIASLAFWAFGFAITFGAGNRFIGTEGWFLQGDEKTFASLSWANVPLSLKFLFQLGFAGVSLAIAWGGFAERAKLSVYFLFGTIFMIVIYPVIGHWVWGGGWLGEIGMQDFAGSTVVHLQGAIAALIATILLGPRIGKFNKDKTPNVIPGHNQVYTVIGGLILWIGWFGFNAGSTMAVGDGFFGHVALTTNLAAAAGAIAAILTAKIMIGKADIPAMVNGVLAALVAITAACAFVEAWAAVVIGAVAGSLTFWTSIYFERKGIDDPIYAFSVHGIAGIIGTISTGFFAAPRLVEITGIGKAGLLYGGGFHQLIVQTVGVLGAMVYVAAVSFIVLFGLKKTIGLRVTAEQEISGLDISEHGSYGYPEQLDPAYQSKPLTQ, from the coding sequence ATGGACGAAAAAATGTTGTCGGCAGGACTTGATGCGCTTTGGGTGATGGTGAGTGCGATACTAGTGATCAGCATGCAGGCAGGATTCGCTTTGTTGGAAGCGGGATCGACAAGAATGAAAAATTCCGGTCATGTGGCAGGAAAACAAATATTGAGTTTTGCGATTGCCTCGCTCGCGTTTTGGGCGTTTGGTTTTGCGATTACGTTCGGTGCGGGAAACCGGTTTATTGGAACGGAAGGATGGTTTTTGCAAGGAGATGAAAAGACGTTTGCTTCGCTTTCATGGGCTAACGTTCCGCTCTCGTTGAAGTTTTTGTTTCAGTTGGGCTTTGCCGGGGTATCGCTGGCAATCGCGTGGGGAGGCTTTGCAGAACGAGCGAAATTATCCGTCTATTTTCTATTTGGGACGATTTTTATGATTGTGATTTATCCAGTGATTGGCCACTGGGTATGGGGTGGCGGCTGGCTTGGTGAAATCGGAATGCAAGATTTTGCCGGTTCTACCGTCGTTCATTTGCAAGGAGCGATTGCCGCGTTGATTGCCACGATTTTGCTTGGACCCCGGATCGGAAAATTTAATAAAGATAAAACGCCGAACGTCATTCCGGGACATAACCAAGTATATACCGTGATCGGCGGCTTGATTTTATGGATCGGCTGGTTCGGATTTAATGCAGGAAGCACGATGGCGGTAGGCGACGGATTTTTCGGCCATGTCGCGCTGACGACTAATTTGGCAGCCGCGGCAGGAGCAATTGCGGCTATTTTAACAGCGAAAATCATGATAGGAAAAGCGGACATTCCAGCGATGGTCAACGGTGTGCTTGCAGCATTAGTGGCGATTACTGCGGCGTGCGCGTTCGTGGAAGCTTGGGCAGCGGTAGTGATCGGAGCAGTAGCCGGCTCATTGACATTTTGGACATCGATTTATTTTGAACGAAAAGGCATTGATGATCCGATTTATGCGTTTTCGGTGCATGGCATCGCTGGCATCATCGGTACAATTTCGACCGGGTTTTTCGCTGCGCCTCGTTTAGTCGAAATAACAGGTATCGGCAAGGCAGGGCTGTTGTATGGCGGCGGATTCCATCAATTAATCGTGCAGACGGTCGGAGTGCTGGGAGCAATGGTATATGTGGCAGCGGTATCGTTTATCGTGTTGTTTGGATTAAAGAAAACGATCGGATTGCGTGTGACAGCAGAACAAGAAATTTCCGGATTGGACATTAGTGAGCACGGTTCGTACGGTTATCCGGAGCAGCTTGATCCAGCTTATCAGTCCAAGCCACTTACTCAATAA
- a CDS encoding DUF294 nucleotidyltransferase-like domain-containing protein has protein sequence MESLYELIKQMEQTKTIGELRVCHSELARRLRLVLRWERLESLSHIVSDAHDVLMKRAFQFAEEETLRAAVGLRPRKWCWYVMGSLGRREPTIWTDQDNGILFECGEHEEKECYEFVRHVAAVGTNFLYEIGYPYCPGYVMATNKRWGQSLHDWENQIKAYIRDSLPNDIRFLFIAIDMRPIYGNSQLVIDRRQALFDWIHREPQLLRRMGEHVMFPTVPLGWFNNVQIERWGAYSGAIHMKHGGYVQIINSLKWLSCFANISAATTLERWREITNHELLPLPLAKEAKEALSIYYYVRLKYATEAGTDRDYVLWRTLEANEQKWLKKAMKTAKRLQRFVARQAGGK, from the coding sequence ATGGAATCATTATATGAGTTAATTAAGCAAATGGAACAGACAAAGACAATCGGAGAGCTTCGCGTTTGTCATTCCGAACTTGCCAGGCGGTTGCGCCTTGTTTTGCGATGGGAGCGGCTTGAATCGCTTTCCCATATCGTCAGCGATGCGCACGATGTTCTCATGAAGCGGGCGTTTCAGTTCGCGGAAGAAGAAACGCTGCGCGCAGCGGTAGGCCTTCGTCCGAGAAAATGGTGTTGGTATGTGATGGGAAGCTTGGGGAGGCGGGAGCCGACCATATGGACAGACCAAGATAATGGCATTTTGTTTGAATGCGGCGAGCATGAAGAAAAAGAATGTTACGAATTTGTCCGTCATGTGGCGGCAGTTGGAACGAATTTTTTATATGAAATTGGCTATCCGTATTGCCCAGGCTACGTGATGGCGACGAACAAGCGGTGGGGGCAGTCGCTTCATGACTGGGAGAATCAAATCAAAGCGTATATTCGCGACAGTCTCCCCAATGATATTCGTTTTTTATTCATCGCGATCGATATGCGGCCTATCTATGGAAACAGTCAGCTTGTTATTGACAGAAGACAGGCGCTGTTTGACTGGATCCACCGTGAGCCGCAGCTGCTTCGCCGAATGGGGGAACATGTGATGTTTCCTACCGTACCGCTAGGCTGGTTCAATAACGTTCAAATCGAGCGGTGGGGGGCGTATAGCGGAGCAATTCATATGAAACATGGCGGTTACGTGCAAATCATCAACTCATTAAAATGGTTATCTTGTTTTGCCAATATTTCTGCGGCGACGACGCTGGAACGATGGCGCGAGATCACGAATCATGAGCTGTTGCCTTTGCCGCTGGCGAAGGAAGCAAAGGAAGCGCTGTCGATTTACTACTACGTTCGGCTAAAGTATGCGACAGAAGCTGGAACCGATCGCGACTATGTGTTATGGCGCACGCTTGAAGCAAATGAGCAGAAATGGCTGAAAAAAGCGATGAAAACAGCAAAAAGGCTGCAGCGGTTTGTCGCGCGACAGGCAGGTGGTAAGTAA
- a CDS encoding exonuclease domain-containing protein, with protein sequence MEGQHRFWQRALRFLSLGIPHGNVPSAFADGEHSFQQEMWLRALRKEQQKKQIDMSMPLDEVTFMIIDMETTGFSPQHGDEILAMAAAKTVRGAVEETYYTLVCPEKAIPPHISALTGIKAKDVQYAPRLQEAMRSFLSFISGGVMIGYHIGHDLSFLNHFLWTYYRTKWTARFFDMQPIAEMVQHRLFPTLDDALRHYGISCERRHTADGDVWAMVELWARLLQELKSKNIETLYDLYSALSKR encoded by the coding sequence ATGGAAGGACAGCATCGTTTTTGGCAGCGGGCGCTTCGCTTTTTGTCACTCGGAATACCGCACGGGAATGTCCCGTCAGCGTTTGCTGACGGGGAACATTCATTCCAGCAGGAAATGTGGCTCCGCGCGTTGCGAAAAGAGCAGCAAAAAAAGCAAATCGATATGAGCATGCCACTTGATGAAGTCACGTTTATGATCATTGACATGGAAACAACCGGGTTTTCGCCGCAGCACGGCGATGAAATTTTGGCGATGGCCGCGGCAAAAACGGTGCGCGGAGCAGTAGAAGAGACGTATTACACGCTTGTTTGCCCGGAAAAAGCGATTCCGCCGCACATTTCCGCGTTGACGGGAATTAAAGCAAAAGATGTGCAGTATGCTCCGCGGCTGCAGGAGGCGATGCGTTCGTTTTTATCTTTCATCAGCGGAGGAGTAATGATCGGATACCATATCGGCCATGATTTATCGTTTTTGAATCATTTCCTTTGGACATATTACCGGACAAAATGGACAGCGCGTTTTTTCGATATGCAGCCCATTGCAGAAATGGTGCAGCACCGATTGTTTCCTACATTGGATGATGCGTTGCGGCATTATGGGATTTCTTGCGAACGACGGCATACAGCAGATGGTGACGTATGGGCGATGGTAGAGCTATGGGCGCGGCTATTGCAAGAATTAAAAAGCAAAAACATCGAAACGCTGTATGATTTGTATAGTGCGCTAAGCAAACGATAA
- a CDS encoding PCYCGC domain-containing protein: MKRTAIMAACLLSFGVIMGACSDGEANKAKHDHSTTYTTNSGDIRETTKSIDHLPKFLNNFEEDMAVLYQQAAKHKDLLEHIPCYCGCGESAGHQNNYDCFVHETKKDGSIVWDDHATKCGVCLEIAAESIALYEQGKSAKEIRQIIDEKYKEGYAKPTPTKPL, encoded by the coding sequence ATGAAGCGAACCGCCATTATGGCAGCGTGTCTGCTTTCATTTGGCGTCATCATGGGCGCTTGTTCCGATGGCGAAGCGAACAAAGCGAAGCATGACCATTCCACGACATATACAACCAATTCCGGAGATATCCGCGAAACGACGAAATCGATCGACCACCTTCCTAAATTTTTAAACAATTTTGAAGAAGATATGGCCGTTTTGTACCAACAAGCCGCCAAGCATAAAGACTTGCTCGAGCATATTCCTTGCTACTGCGGCTGCGGCGAATCGGCCGGTCATCAAAATAACTACGATTGTTTCGTTCACGAGACGAAAAAAGACGGCTCTATCGTTTGGGACGACCATGCGACAAAATGCGGCGTCTGCCTTGAAATCGCGGCGGAATCCATCGCTTTGTATGAACAAGGAAAATCGGCAAAAGAAATTCGCCAAATAATTGATGAAAAATATAAAGAAGGTTATGCAAAGCCGACCCCAACAAAACCTCTGTAA